One segment of Zonotrichia albicollis isolate bZonAlb1 unplaced genomic scaffold, bZonAlb1.hap1 Scaffold_95, whole genome shotgun sequence DNA contains the following:
- the LOC141728116 gene encoding uncharacterized protein LOC141728116 codes for MSPDGPREAASVAAAPRAGSVPSTSSKGASKRPPWDLRGQLGDLREALGQAEEQLQGLDSEKRELESGNRQLRERLERLERLQRELGERESRESSLCTQISSLELEVSQCRKELQQIRGRVEALEAEEQQLQAQEQQWRQERDKALGRAQELAEQLENAMAQLQQTQQQLQEQLEAMTALRELEASQRATLVEYEERIHLLEMEMHTDIQELRGNVCVFCVRGDPWVLRGESHRTRPND; via the exons gctcggTCCCTAGCACGAGCTCCAAGGGCGCCTCCAAGCGGCCGCCGTGGGACCTGCGGGGGCAGCTCGGGGACCTGCGGGAGGCGCTGGGCCAGGccgaggagcagctgcaggggctggacaGCGAGAAACGGGAGCTGGAGAGCGGCAACCGGCAGCTGAGGGAGCGGCTGGAGCGGCTGGAGcggctgcagagggagctgggcgagagggagagcagagagagcagcctgtGCACCCAGATCag ctccctggagctggaggtgtcTCAGTGCCgtaaggagctgcagcagatccGGGGCCGGGTGGAGGCCCTGGAGgccgaggagcagcagctgcaggcgcaggagcagcagtggcGGCAGGAGAGGGAcaaggccctgggccgggcacAGGAGCTGGCGGAGCAGCTGGAGAACGCCATG GCGCAGCTGCAGCAgacgcagcagcagctgcaggagcagctggaggcgATGACGGCGCTGCGCGAGCTCGAGGCCTCGCAGCGGGCCACGCTGGTGGAGTACGAGGAGCGCATCCACCTGCTGGAGATGGAGATGCACACCGACATCCAGGAGCTCCGG GGAAATGTCTGTGTGTTCTGTGTGAGGGGAGACCCCTGGGTGCTGAGGGGAGAGAGCCACAGAACCAGACCCAATGACTAA